A single Phragmites australis chromosome 4, lpPhrAust1.1, whole genome shotgun sequence DNA region contains:
- the LOC133916947 gene encoding uncharacterized protein LOC133916947 isoform X1, whose product MAKPFIISLISSTEMANQRHYMADQRLFTAFSINFSSSTKMELVYLERRNGLHDESAIPEFSGRAEDQDPSIAASESQSDLGQINFKKPLPSDKKSKSCQSCHKSQCSCSGDAPHSDLYPALPAKMMILEFLIRSLRNPTRTHDVSDLDDLITDGVSQGSVNLGPSEKMVLDSLHALVNAKTRPKSPSLFLPGSKLRTTRSKSQIITQSEILKLISPETWETSSPGASPLKKSTAELSMHEKMSPYCSHTASISSNQPALSHCPSSLSAGLLQCIWKDGLPRFELSLDNPIAVYTAKPIKVQDNDKALDYVYMIHSGEQGRKDWMGHSSNVSRLVGKMKVSSSLVLNSDKSSLMETEFVLYGSLDDYLRQMHSSYNVTKGKGLVKRVTEIMRTGNVSPSPKHSWKFGKSCSHQFDDLTDIPEGEMITARESALTNLDADDLPTNQELAAIVVRDQRHERRKEPVVGGWGLKFLQKAGSSHSEGSEDTDVPNRKGAAKCITAVVPRGYHGGAVSKNSGPSGLVERWRSGGRCDCDGWDLGCPIRVLDNDGCASLPSAESQDSISVELSIKGAKKDETMLRLVNITEDLYILYFDSSLSPLQSFSTGIAIVHSQAPQLCPKL is encoded by the exons ATGGCAAAACCTTTCATTATTAGCCTTATTTCTAGCACAGAAATGGCAAATCAAAGACATTACATGG CTGATCAAAGACTTTTTACTGCATTCTCCATAAATTTTAGTTCTTCAACAAAGATGGAACTTGTATACTTGGAAAGGAGAAATGGATTACACGACGAGAGTGCAATTCCAGAGTTCAGTGGAAGGGCAGAAGATCAAGACCCGTCCATTGCTGCATCTGAGAGTCAATCTGATTTGGGTCAGATAAACTTTAAGAAGCCATTGCCGTCAGATAAGAAAAGCAAGAGCTGCCAGTCATGCCATAAGTCACAGTGTTCGTGCAGCGGCGATGCACCCCATTCAGATTTGTATCCTGCACTTCCTGCCAAGATGATGATCTTGGAGTTTCTCATCAGAAGCCTGAGGAACCCGACAAGAACCCACGATGTGAGCGATCTTGACGACTTGATCACCGATGGGGTCAGCCAAGGGAGTGTAAATCTTGGTCCTTCTGAGAAAATGGTGTTGGATTCTTTGCATGCTCTTGTAAATGCGAAGACAAGACCGAAAAGCCCGTCGCTTTTCCTGCCTGGATCTAAGCTGAGAACAACTCGGTCGAAATCCCAAATCATAACACAGTCAGAGATATTGAAGCTCATATCTCCAGAGACATGGGAAACCTCCTCCCCAGGGGCATCTCCATTGAAGAAAAGCACAGCTGAGCTCAGCATGCATGAGAAGATGTCGCCCTATTGCTCGCATACGGCATCTATTAGCTCAAATCAGCCTGCTCTATCCCACTGTCCATCATCTCTTAGTGCTGGTCTTCTTCAATGCATATGGAAGGATGGGCTCCCTCGCTTTGAACTGTCACTGGACAATCCTATCGCGGTATACACTGCAAAACCAATCAAGGTGCAGGACAATGACAAGGCCCTTGACTACGTCTACATGATTCACTCAGGggaacaaggaagaaaagattGGATGGGTCACTCAAGCAATGTGTCAAGACTTGTCGGCAAGATGAAGGTGTCAAGTTCCTTAGTGCTAAATTCAGACAAGTCAAGTCTTATGGAAACTGAGTTTGTTCTGTATGGTTCTCTTGATGACTATCTGAGGCAGATGCATAGTTCTTATAATGTTACAAAAGGAAAGGGACTTGTCAAGAGAGTGACAGAAATTATGAGAACAGGGAATGTTTCCCCTAGTCCGAAACATTCCTGGAAGTTTGGCAAATCCTGCTCTCATCAGTTCGATGACTTGACTGACATACCTGAAGGTGAAATGATCACTGCTAGGGAATCGGCCTTGACAAACCTCGATGCTGATGATTTGCCGACAAACCAAGAGTTAGCAGCAATTGTGGTGAGGGATCAACGGCACGAACGCCGGAAGGAGCCTGTTGTTGGCGGCTGGGGCCTGAAGTTCCTTCAGAAAGCAGGATCAAGTCATTCAGAGGGCTCTGAAGATACTGATGTTCCGAACAGAAAGGGTGCTGCAAAATGTATAACTGCTGTTGTTCCCAGAGGTTACCACGGTGGCGCGGTTTCAAAAAATAGCGGCCCGTcaggtctcgtcgagagatgGAGATCCGGAGGACGCTGTGACTGCGACGGATGGGATCTTGGCTGCCCCATTAGAGTGCTGGACAACGATGGTTGTGCTTCGTTGCCTTCAGCGGAGTCACAGGACAGCATATCAGTAGAGTTGTCAATCAAG GGCGCGAAGAAGGACGAGACAATGTTAAGGCTCGTGAATATCACGGAGGACCTGTATATCCTCTACTTCGACTCCAGTCTTTCACCATTGCAGAGCTTCTCAACAGGGATAGCGATTGTGCACAGCCAGGCACCACAGCTGTGCCCGAAGTTGTGA
- the LOC133916947 gene encoding uncharacterized protein LOC133916947 isoform X2, with protein MELVYLERRNGLHDESAIPEFSGRAEDQDPSIAASESQSDLGQINFKKPLPSDKKSKSCQSCHKSQCSCSGDAPHSDLYPALPAKMMILEFLIRSLRNPTRTHDVSDLDDLITDGVSQGSVNLGPSEKMVLDSLHALVNAKTRPKSPSLFLPGSKLRTTRSKSQIITQSEILKLISPETWETSSPGASPLKKSTAELSMHEKMSPYCSHTASISSNQPALSHCPSSLSAGLLQCIWKDGLPRFELSLDNPIAVYTAKPIKVQDNDKALDYVYMIHSGEQGRKDWMGHSSNVSRLVGKMKVSSSLVLNSDKSSLMETEFVLYGSLDDYLRQMHSSYNVTKGKGLVKRVTEIMRTGNVSPSPKHSWKFGKSCSHQFDDLTDIPEGEMITARESALTNLDADDLPTNQELAAIVVRDQRHERRKEPVVGGWGLKFLQKAGSSHSEGSEDTDVPNRKGAAKCITAVVPRGYHGGAVSKNSGPSGLVERWRSGGRCDCDGWDLGCPIRVLDNDGCASLPSAESQDSISVELSIKGAKKDETMLRLVNITEDLYILYFDSSLSPLQSFSTGIAIVHSQAPQLCPKL; from the exons ATGGAACTTGTATACTTGGAAAGGAGAAATGGATTACACGACGAGAGTGCAATTCCAGAGTTCAGTGGAAGGGCAGAAGATCAAGACCCGTCCATTGCTGCATCTGAGAGTCAATCTGATTTGGGTCAGATAAACTTTAAGAAGCCATTGCCGTCAGATAAGAAAAGCAAGAGCTGCCAGTCATGCCATAAGTCACAGTGTTCGTGCAGCGGCGATGCACCCCATTCAGATTTGTATCCTGCACTTCCTGCCAAGATGATGATCTTGGAGTTTCTCATCAGAAGCCTGAGGAACCCGACAAGAACCCACGATGTGAGCGATCTTGACGACTTGATCACCGATGGGGTCAGCCAAGGGAGTGTAAATCTTGGTCCTTCTGAGAAAATGGTGTTGGATTCTTTGCATGCTCTTGTAAATGCGAAGACAAGACCGAAAAGCCCGTCGCTTTTCCTGCCTGGATCTAAGCTGAGAACAACTCGGTCGAAATCCCAAATCATAACACAGTCAGAGATATTGAAGCTCATATCTCCAGAGACATGGGAAACCTCCTCCCCAGGGGCATCTCCATTGAAGAAAAGCACAGCTGAGCTCAGCATGCATGAGAAGATGTCGCCCTATTGCTCGCATACGGCATCTATTAGCTCAAATCAGCCTGCTCTATCCCACTGTCCATCATCTCTTAGTGCTGGTCTTCTTCAATGCATATGGAAGGATGGGCTCCCTCGCTTTGAACTGTCACTGGACAATCCTATCGCGGTATACACTGCAAAACCAATCAAGGTGCAGGACAATGACAAGGCCCTTGACTACGTCTACATGATTCACTCAGGggaacaaggaagaaaagattGGATGGGTCACTCAAGCAATGTGTCAAGACTTGTCGGCAAGATGAAGGTGTCAAGTTCCTTAGTGCTAAATTCAGACAAGTCAAGTCTTATGGAAACTGAGTTTGTTCTGTATGGTTCTCTTGATGACTATCTGAGGCAGATGCATAGTTCTTATAATGTTACAAAAGGAAAGGGACTTGTCAAGAGAGTGACAGAAATTATGAGAACAGGGAATGTTTCCCCTAGTCCGAAACATTCCTGGAAGTTTGGCAAATCCTGCTCTCATCAGTTCGATGACTTGACTGACATACCTGAAGGTGAAATGATCACTGCTAGGGAATCGGCCTTGACAAACCTCGATGCTGATGATTTGCCGACAAACCAAGAGTTAGCAGCAATTGTGGTGAGGGATCAACGGCACGAACGCCGGAAGGAGCCTGTTGTTGGCGGCTGGGGCCTGAAGTTCCTTCAGAAAGCAGGATCAAGTCATTCAGAGGGCTCTGAAGATACTGATGTTCCGAACAGAAAGGGTGCTGCAAAATGTATAACTGCTGTTGTTCCCAGAGGTTACCACGGTGGCGCGGTTTCAAAAAATAGCGGCCCGTcaggtctcgtcgagagatgGAGATCCGGAGGACGCTGTGACTGCGACGGATGGGATCTTGGCTGCCCCATTAGAGTGCTGGACAACGATGGTTGTGCTTCGTTGCCTTCAGCGGAGTCACAGGACAGCATATCAGTAGAGTTGTCAATCAAG GGCGCGAAGAAGGACGAGACAATGTTAAGGCTCGTGAATATCACGGAGGACCTGTATATCCTCTACTTCGACTCCAGTCTTTCACCATTGCAGAGCTTCTCAACAGGGATAGCGATTGTGCACAGCCAGGCACCACAGCTGTGCCCGAAGTTGTGA